The window AAGGGTATTTGTGAAGGATCGATATATCTCTCTGAGTATTCATATCCATTTGTTTAGCTAACAAGTTGAAGAAGTTGTTTCGGAAACTCGCCTCCTCTAATAATTAAGCCTTTCTGCGATCCAAAGCTTTATTAATACATCACAACATATATAGCCGATCACCTGGaatatagtttttcttttctattttttatttttatctatttatttattttcctttttgggTGTGAAAAAACGATGTGCAACCCACAGTCTGCAATTAACGATAATAGCAATTTAAGTACAGAAGTTCAACTTTTAGTTTGGAATATCGAGGCATGTTCTTGGGCAAATGCAAGTGCTAAAACCAACTTTTCCACCATCCAAGGCGGTGTGTGCACAATGTTAGAAACACAACCTATGAAGGTCTACAACATATAGGCAGTGTGACGTCACAAGGATTGCGTAAGTATATATCCAGCTGTGCCCGtcccaaaattaattattattaattattcaataaaacaCAATATTTTTGTAGACTCAATTGCTAGGGCTAACTAGGATTGTAATTATGGGGCTTTTCTTGTTATTTGTAGTTTGAGTTTATGGAATATGGTTATAGACTATAGAGGTTTCAGAACAAATACAAGtttaaatgaaataagctaGGATTGTAGTGCTAGAAGGAGATAGAGGTTTTGACTTGTGCTCAACTTAACATTTATTAATGAATCTtttgcttattaaaaaaaaaagagaagaaaatatcatttttttcttttcaattaaaaaagcaTGTAGAAATAAGTAAATTCTTTGGAATCGGAAGTAAATAATGGACAATAGAATactatatcatatataatagaAGATTGAAAGATTAATTAGTGAAATCAAAGAGGGAATTAATGAACTCATCCTACATGTAGTGAGGAAAGTTTCTAAAAATATTCTAAAGTTgggaatttatttcaataagAATTGCTTCATGATTTACTGGAGGCAGTGGGTACGGTCAAGCAGCTATGCAGATTAATGTTCGTGATAATGGGTATGATTGTATGAAAAGTGTATAAATTGGAGGGCCGAGCCCAGCTGAAATTAAAAGAATGAGGTGATGGGAAGGTTGATCTTATTATAGAATATTGAATATCAAAATCAGATGATAAACGTGGTTACAAAAGTTGGCAGAGATACTTTTATGGATTGAGTATGTTATTCATTTATGaataactttcaattttttttttcaagttcctaaaagaattattaattttacttcTAATGATGTGATTTATATctttgattaataactaaaacatGTGTAATGAAGGACTAAGAAgacattattttattacatatagggattaaaaatattaaaaaataattcttaaagtATAAATTTGTAACATTTTTAAGGACTGAAAcatatttaaccttttttttttgcacggTCTTCTTGACTTTTTCAATGTATTAAACTAGCTTATAGTTCCCTAAGAATATTCCttgtattttcttaatattaatattgtttgaTAAAATGTAACTAAAATTGGTAAGCACTTCGTTTGGCTAGTATATATCGAATATAGCATAAATGGAATATACTAATTGTGTGCTGCGTTGGGTATGTATAGTCATTATGCACTTGAAAAAGACAAAGATATACAACAGGCATCCATAAATTCTTTGAACCTGAAGGAATATTAGAGATAACATTTTATATTAGCAAAACTGATCATTTGcagaaaaatcatttaattttgtaaaagatATTACCTATTATATAAGGAAACTAATATTACAAACTCTGTATGTTCCAAGAAGATGAAGACAACAATGCTGGAtaagaaaaagttaaacaattgcaaattaactaattaaatttttaacaacTTGGTCATCTATATTTTGGAAGCTGGTACAGCTAGCAATGTAAACAGTTCATGGAGTGGCTACTCTAATACATGTATGCCATATCCCGTGAACCTGAAGtatataggaataaaaaaataacaggtTTGTTAAGTACATATTGAATCCATCTGACTACTCTAATATCATGTTGTAAAAGAAGTAAAGAACACATGCAAAGGCTTGCTTCTCATATGCTGAACTTATCCATAGTTTTttaataagtcctattgatgaGTATACTATAACTATATTAATAAAGTaatatttactatatatatatatatatatatatatatatatatatatatatatatatatatatatatatattaaataattataattattttaataaataccgtaagtattaaaaaagtttgTATCCGCAAAACCAGAGTCATAATTCAGTAGGCTTGCACCCAGTGTATTATTGGAATTGTATCCGCACGATTTTCGCAAAGGACGTCGACTGTTCATATTTCTTTATGCACCGTGCAAGACCTACAAGGCTTACATGGTAACCTCCATCGCACTATAGATGAAAAACTAAGAATAAAGACTCATCCTACTTTACTTTCACACAATTACTATTGATACTTGATGATGGATAACATTCTTTCTTGGTTAACCAGTCGCTAGTCTATGCAGCAAGTTAAGGCAAAAGATAGACAAGAAATTGTAATGGTTCATGAAGTACTAAAGACCTAACCCAATAAATGACTTCATTCACAAACAATATTAGAATTAAGCCAAACTTCCCTTGACGTCCCCtagcaaaatgaaaacaaagttTTCCCTTGACCATTATCGTTAAGTTCAATTTCCACAaggtatatataataaatgtgGCTGTAATTATACATATACCCATATAATAAGATTTagtaatacaaaatatttttgaaaaaagataTCTAAGCATGTACATTTCAGAACTATAGCTCTACTTCTTATTGCATCAAATAATATGTCAGTGTACTAAGTATAAAATAAGTGGGTTAAAAGTAGGTtattgatagttgatagttttagagaattgttttaaaaagaagattatgttattgatttcttggattatcaattacaacataTCAATTGtctatttataggctcaagtcaTCAGTCTCTCAATGGTAGTGAATGTTTCGacattattttaagtttttctagaATTTTCATAatagattagtatcatgatagttTTAGATTCTACTATTTTATACATACATTTATAGTTTTAGATTGTTCtatcatattcatacacattatagttttaaattgttttatcatattcatatacATTATAATTCTAAGATATTCTaccattttcatatatattatatttaagaatattctaaaaatttgtaataattttaacaCAGATATATATACTACACAAACACATACATAATAGTATGTAAATTAAACTTTCGAAAACACTACACCATTTGTTTTCAGCCTACACCATTTGTTTTCTGCAACTATTAATATGTCGTTTAATCCTTCACCAATTCTTTTACTAGTGATTAGTGCGTGTTTGTTCTTCTGACGATTTTACTGTAACACGAAATACGAGATAAATAACTTCATCGTAGAAGTATAGATGAGCTTGCTTCTAGATTCTCCGTTTCGGATTACTGCACCGACAATCCAAACATGTTATTAGTTAATGGCCAATGTATTCCTGGATCAGTGGTAGTATTACCGGTAACATCAAGTGATGATAAAGATCCgttaaaatagatgaaaaaactAAAACTGACAATTTTAATTAGTGACTATTTTAATGGGTACAAAAGCTAATTTTCCAATTGCCCCTTTCGCATCAATTTGCTTACTTTTATGTATTATTGATAACAGCTTAAAACAATATTCACCCTTATCACAAAAAGCAAcactattcttttatatatataaataggcAAACAAATTGTTTTGATACTAAAAGCTTTGCTGCTATTTTGACAAGATTTAAGGTAAAAAGATTCTACTTATCAAATAGCCAATACAATAGATTTCAGGTGTTTTCAATTGGCAAGATGAAGTATACTCTCTAATGCCTTGCCCAGGAAAGAATTTGAGGACCGAAACAAATATCAATTGGCCATCAAAATCCAAACTGCTCATAAACATTCTCAAATTCAACGGTTTCAGTGGATGATAGCGAGGCCACACGCTTCGAAtagtcaaaaaaaaaatcataatcgtATAATAGGAGATCTTCAGGTGAGGACAACTGATTTTGAGCACTATGATAATCTTGAATCACTTCCACGGGCTCTTGTTTGGTTGATGCAAGTAGTGATGAGGGAAACGGGCTTTCTTGTTGTCTTTGAAAACTATTATTAAAGCTAAGTAAGGTGGAAGAAGCAGAGGGAGAAATAGGTTCCAAAATAATCTCGGGATTCAAAGGGCTTCTACAAGTATGATGGCCATAATAGGTTGTTCGGTACAATGGAGGGTTATCTTGAATTCTTTGCACCTGTTTCATTGCTTGGCATCCCTGATCATTCTTGTGAGAGCACCTGTAGTAGCTCCTGTAACACATTTCAAACATTTTCGATATTAATTCACTGCTTagcttagaaaacaaaatagagAGGCTTAGACACATATATAAGAAAGACTTCATTACTATTTTAATCTTCAATCGTTTTTTTTCAGATGTATtgatattctctttttttttcattctaattATTGACATGGAAAGGGGTGAAGAAGATTATAGATCCaattaagtattaaatatatgtaattaatctcctcttcttttttttataattggccTCATTGAAATTCGGAGTGGATTATGTTTTCTAAGCtcttgaaaatcattttttttaatccttgaattttgataacttatttttttagtcattaacataataaattaatattttatgacaATTTCTAACACTGACAATTTTTTAgcattatgataattttaaaattcaaattcaagtaattaaaaagtaaaaattaatttatgaaaactaAAAAGTGTCAGAAAGTATCTATTTATTATACTAGAGATTTATTATACTAGAGATTAAAAAGagttatttatcaaaatttaagaataaaaaataattttaaattttaggaactaaaaaaacatacatcccaaatttagagattaaaataaaGCATTGTTTAAAACTAGTTTTTGAtgtcaaaaatcaattttatacttattttaaaatttgttgaaactaatttaacaagaaaatagattaattttacaaattaagtCATAatgctaatttattttaaatttatttttaaaattatcataaaatgttaaaaaatcatcgtaaaatattaaaaattgacataaaatgttaatttattatatcaagaagaaaaaaaaataatttatcaaaattttaaagattaaaaaaatatttttaaatgtcaacaactaaaaaaaaacatttaaatttagtAACTGAAACAATAATCAAACTTATACTTATAAGAAAAAGGGTGATTTGAAAAGGAGCATTACCTAAGGTATTTGGCGTTCAATGTCATTTTTTGTCCATACTTTCTCCATACATAACCATCTTCAATCAGTATTGAGCTGTCCTTCTCCCAAGCTGGCGCAAttgatcttatatatatataaagaccaaaatatcaattttagaattcttatatataagttttttcaCAACTAATCCCAATTATCTAttgaattgaatatttattaaatcattGTATTAATCCTAATAATTGTGTAATAATGGTTGTTATAATTTCCGGAGGCTTTATTCTAGATGCAATTGACGACCagcaattatttaatttgtaattcaAGCATTCTAAATCTGTTTCTACAAGTATTTTGTATTGAAATTACATATATGAACCACAAAGTTACTTCTCTAAATATTTAACGCAACATATATAAAaagacttaaaattaaaattactaattaaattaattagaacaATCTCACACTGATTATCTATGCACTACATtgttcttatttattaaaaacataaaatgttaaaaatttaattatgaggtcctttgtatttattaaatacataaGACatcaagaaaattaattaaaaggtaGTATAAAAAAGGTCATAATTTGTTTATTACTCGGGTTTAACTCtccacttcaaaaaaaaaaaaacataattgatatAATGACGAGTTTTGCTTTGACCGTTGAGCGTCTACAACAATACTCCTTAACCAGGGTTTGGAACCCACTATGAAAAAACATAGGCGGAGTTCacttcaacaaataaataaagaagtttaAAAGTGTATAGGATCCTATAACAACACTTTTCTTAACATTAAATTCAGTTTAATTAGAATAGTGAAtcgtttaaaaaaacaaaatagaagaataagaaaaattatacatgatgatggagattattttttttaaaggcaaagtttatattattttgtaagaGTATAAGGGATACTCACCAAAAAACAGCTAGCCTTACAGAACAATTAAAGAAACTAGCAGACACACCATTTGAAATACACAGTGCTGTAGAATAAGAATATAGAGAAAAACTAGCATGGCGATGGAGAATTAATaagacaaattattttttgcatGATCGACAGAAACAAAtagatcttttatttttttttctggatttgCAAATGTTCCtcaattttatttgaagaatttaatttatgataaaaaaaaatattaattttgtggaCGAATGGTTGATCCCTTTAATTACAATAGTACTGTACTGGTTGATCTAGCTTCATATCCTATATCATATTCTTAAACAAAATGATCAGATCCAAATCACATAACAATTATAtcagaaatatataattttcaagcTAGGAAAAgatgaattatatataattcttaCTTTCGCTTGTAGCCTCTTCTTCTAGTTTTAGTGTTCATGAGACTCTTGCAGGTTTCATCCGAAGACTCCAGCTTTGGGGAACTCGTGGACGAAGAGACATGTTTGGGAGCAATAGATGCCACCACCTCATAGGAGACATCGTTATTGGAGTTCAAAAGCAAAAGGGTATTTGTGAATGAACACAAGACCTTGCGCACAAGATCTTCAACAAATGGTAACACTGACTTTGAGTTTGTTGACCCTTCATCCTTATCATGAGCAAGTACTTCAAGAATCTGATTTGCCATGTCACGCCCTCTAATTAGTTCTTCTTCCATTGCATTTTTGCCATTTGGAAGCTGATTCTGATTCTCCATTATCCTTTTCGGTATAACACCTTACCTATTATGGCAGCGAAGCAGAGAGACACTACCTTTTTATTTAACGTGGCACTCCCCCACttgcatatttaaaaaatgttgcaCCAGGGAGTATATAGATTAAAATTCCTGAGCACAAATTGACTGGTTTAGTTCACGTGCCAAGGTTTTAGGTGAAGAACACGCACCGGTGAAAATTTGCAACGTAAGCAACAGGGTTGTCTCTTATAGGAAGGGTTTATAGCGTGGGAAGAGAAGTAGTGGGTTTCTTCCCATGGACATGCAGGATGAGCTCACTATGCTAACTTCATGCTGAGAACATAACCATCTGTTTGACAATAACACCCTTGGGCTTTGCACGTTGTGACAGTGTGAGAGGAATCCATGTTTTGGTCATaattactgatttttttttcacttgtagatatcaaaaaaattatatcaattcaCACATTTTTAAAATCAGCAGACTCTCTTAGTGATTATAAGTTACTGGATAACtagatatatattattataaaaaaattaaatgaaattcatGATGGCTGATATGGCGTTTAATATACGATACCTAACATTAAGGAGAAAATTGCGCAAATATAGTTTAATAACACAAAGTGGGGTGGGGTAATTACGTTGAGAGTCGCACATGGGGTATTTGATTCTTTTTCTACATTACCATTTGACTGCTCCATTATGATCAGATCACTATAATTGTTGCTAGTTGGTACGTTTTAAATGTGACTAATggtgttatttttataattattaattaatgcaGTTATATTTGAATAGTCACTTTATCAATCCATTAATACTTTGACTGCGAAAGCACGGGTTAGTTTCCTTGTAAGTGGATTACGTAGGGAGATTAGTCATAGAcactaatataaaataaatataacaaaagtTGATCCAATATATTGCTAATGTATTGATTAGGATTTGATTTTGAACTATATGTttcaggggggggggggacttaattagaagaaacaaaatatattttgagttATATCACTTAATATAACAAAATCTGGTTTACTTCACATCCAATTTGAGAAGGACAATATTCTATCATAAAGTCCCTCgctaatatatcatttttcttttgtgaaGGATTCTGTGATGAATGCATGGTTTTGAGAGGGACAAACTTGGGTCACAGAATTCCTCccaaataaaatcttatttaattagCAAAAGATTTTGTGACGGAAGGTTTAGAGAGCAAAATGTTTCTTCACTAATTCCGTCACAGTTATTTTTCGTAGTGAATGGTTGTtcactctttaaaaaaaaacaataaagattCCATGCTTCATGCTTCCTctgaagcaaaaacaaaaaattaaagcagAAGAAGAGACAATAAAAAAGGAAGGTAAGATaatggagaaagaaagaaaaaagttagaGAGATATAGACAGAGTGAATGAAGAGGGGATCCAAGTCCCTTGAAAATAGACACTCCTAGGAATAATGTGTTGAAAGAGACCTCCCAGTTTTCGTGGTCATCAGATGTGTAGCTATTGTTTCAACTAAGGTTGGAGCCTCGAACCATCACCAACCAAGTACCAAAGCATATCTATGTAGATCttatttttcaacatttttttattaatctcacTATATATACATTACACAAACATAGAAACTAACCCATTCTTTCTTCTCAGCTAGCCATATATAGATTAAGCTCGTGTCGATGAAATAATCAAACTGATGACCATTCAAACTTCAAAAGATAACAGCGTTAGTAAATTTAATATCAATCTTACTTACCAGTAACAAGAAACATATCAACCAACACGACAAAGATAGTGATAATAATAGAATTCCTAATATAATCTAGAATTTCAAATGGTGACTAGAAAAAGAATCAATCCCCCTACCTGGTTCTTGTCTGCATATGCATCATATATCCCAAATTACCCTCAGCTTTGTACAAATAAACTAACATGCATGCAAATTAAAACCGAAGGATATTATTGTCTAATAGATGGCTGTGTTCTCAGCATGAAGTTAGCATTCTGAGCTCACCATGCATTCCCTTGCAAAAACACACACTGCTTCTCTTCCCACGCCTTGGACTCTTCCAATACGAGAAAACCCTCTTGCTTACGTTGCACAATTTCACTAGTGCGTGTTGTTCACGTGAAACACTAGCTCGTGAACCAAACCTGTCAATTTGTGCTATGGAATTTTTGTCAACACTCTCTGATgcaacaatttttaaatttgcgAGTGGAGGAACTGCTACGTTTAATAAAAGGCAGTGTCTCTTGTGCTAGCAGCCACAATATAGTGTTATCTTAACCATTCCAAAAAAGACAATAATGGAGAACCAGCTTCCAAATGGCAAAAAGGCAATGGAAGAAGAGTTAATCAAAGGGCATGGCATGGCAAATCAGTTACTTGAAGTACTTGTTCAGGATAAATTGAACACTCACCTTGAAGAGGAGGGTAGCTCAAAGTCAGTGTTACCATTTGTTGAAGATCTTGTTCGCAAAGTGTTGTGTTCATTCACAAATACCCTTTTGATTTTGAACTCCAATAATGATGTTTCCAATGAGGTCGCAGC of the Glycine max cultivar Williams 82 chromosome 13, Glycine_max_v4.0, whole genome shotgun sequence genome contains:
- the LOC102663281 gene encoding WRKY DNA-binding transcription factor 70, translating into MENQNQLPNGKNAMEEELIRGRDMANQILEVLAHDKDEGSTNSKSVLPFVEDLVRKVLCSFTNTLLLLNSNNDVSYEVVASIAPKHVSSSTSSPKLESSDETCKSLMNTKTRRRGYKRKSIAPAWEKDSSILIEDGYVWRKYGQKMTLNAKYLRSYYRCSHKNDQGCQAMKQVQRIQDNPPLYRTTYYGHHTCRSPLNPEIILEPISPSASSTLLSFNNSFQRQQESPFPSSLLASTKQEPVEVIQDYHSAQNQLSSPEDLLLYDYDFFFDYSKRVASLSSTETVEFENVYEQFGF